In a single window of the Desulfurococcus sp. genome:
- a CDS encoding QueT transporter family protein, whose translation MKLYTLTAVKSAIIASVYAATTIVLGYLSYGGLQFRISDAMLILPLFEGMGLEAVVGLAIGGLLGNLASPFVPWDWVFGPAANLLASIIVYLIRMSKLRPLLKLTASSVLAALAVALLVGFELTVIYGLPALVYMYLFVSELVVIAGIGGLVYRSLKVFTSE comes from the coding sequence TATTATTGCATCAGTATATGCAGCTACAACAATCGTGCTAGGCTACCTCTCGTACGGTGGACTCCAGTTTAGAATTAGTGATGCAATGCTTATCCTGCCGTTATTTGAAGGCATGGGTTTAGAAGCAGTAGTAGGATTAGCTATAGGGGGTTTACTAGGCAACTTGGCAAGCCCCTTCGTACCCTGGGACTGGGTTTTCGGGCCTGCAGCAAACCTGCTGGCTTCCATCATAGTCTACTTGATTAGAATGAGTAAGCTGAGGCCTCTCTTAAAGCTTACTGCTTCAAGCGTGCTAGCCGCGCTAGCTGTAGCACTGCTAGTAGGGTTTGAGCTCACCGTTATATATGGGCTTCCAGCACTAGTATACATGTATTTATTCGTTAGTGAACTAGTGGTTATCGCTGGTATCGGCGGACTCGTTTACAGGTCTCTAAAGGTGTTTACTAGTGAGTAA
- a CDS encoding ABC transporter ATP-binding protein: MSKLRAVDLAIGYRIERPLLENVEFTLDSGLYALIGANGSGKTTLLKTLAGILKPLKGSVNVDGVNIHRAPRREAARLVGYAWQNPFYGFVEASVEREIHLIAKLTGVRLKEEILYRLVELELMGRSPFTLSGGEARRVALASVLAADQPVWLLDEPFADLDYSGYRILASLVEYGVKAGKIIVVSTHIVSLLDPLKPRGFLLIDRNRRRLLTGAWNELSDDILVEANVIPRGILCAATP, encoded by the coding sequence GTGAGTAAGCTGAGAGCAGTAGACCTGGCTATAGGCTACAGGATTGAGCGTCCTCTTCTAGAGAACGTGGAGTTCACGCTTGACTCAGGACTCTACGCGTTAATTGGAGCTAATGGGAGTGGAAAAACAACCCTCCTCAAAACTCTCGCCGGCATTCTAAAGCCGTTGAAGGGCTCTGTGAATGTAGATGGTGTCAACATACATAGAGCTCCTAGGAGAGAGGCAGCCAGGCTTGTAGGGTATGCTTGGCAAAACCCCTTCTACGGGTTTGTGGAGGCTTCCGTAGAGCGGGAAATACATCTTATAGCGAAGCTAACAGGTGTTAGGCTAAAGGAGGAAATACTCTACCGGCTTGTAGAGTTAGAGCTTATGGGTCGAAGCCCCTTTACTCTCAGTGGAGGTGAGGCTAGAAGAGTTGCGTTAGCAAGCGTCTTAGCAGCTGATCAACCGGTGTGGTTGCTGGATGAGCCCTTCGCCGACTTAGATTACAGCGGCTACAGGATTCTAGCAAGCCTAGTTGAGTATGGTGTTAAAGCCGGTAAGATAATAGTAGTGTCAACACACATAGTCTCCCTTCTAGATCCATTAAAGCCTAGAGGATTCCTACTAATTGATAGAAACAGGAGGAGACTACTCACTGGAGCCTGGAACGAGCTAAGCGATGACATACTAGTGGAAGCCAATGTGATCCCAAGGGGGATTCTATGTGCCGCTACTCCGTGA